A single region of the Camelus ferus isolate YT-003-E chromosome 2, BCGSAC_Cfer_1.0, whole genome shotgun sequence genome encodes:
- the GRPEL1 gene encoding grpE protein homolog 1, mitochondrial, which yields MPSERAVPAAAVAVMAVRCVRLARCSIPALALSLRPSPRLLCTATKQKNSGQNLEEDVGPNGQKTDPPSAEKTLIEEKVKLEEQLKETMEKYKRALADTENLRQRSQKLVEEAKLYGIQGFCKDLLEVADILEKATESVPKEEIRDDNPHLKHLYEGLLMTEVQIQKVFSKHGLLRLNPLGARFDPYEHEALFHTPVEGKEPGTVALVSKVGYKLHGRTLRPALVGVVKEA from the exons ATGCCCAGTGAGCGCGCAGTGCCGGCGGCGGCAGTGGCAGTCATGGCGGTTCGGTGCGTGAGGCTGGCGCGGTGTAGTATCCCGGCTTTGGCGTTGTCTCTCAG GCCCTCTCCTCGGCTGCTGTGCACAGCTACAAAACAGAAGAACAGTGGCCAGAATTTGGAAGAGGATGTGGGTCCCAATGGACAGAAGACAGATCCTCCCTCTGCAGAGAAGACGCTCATAGAAGAGAAGGTCAAGTTGGAAGAGCAGCTGAAGGAGACCATG gaaaaatataagcGAGCTTTGGCTGATACTGAGAACTTACGGCAGAGGAGCCAAAAATTGGTGGAGGAGGCAAAACTATATG GCATCCAGGGCTTCTGCAAGGACTTGCTGGAGGTTGCAGACATCTTGGAGAAGGCAACAGAGTCAGTTCCCAAGGAGGAGATCAGAGACGACAACCCCCACCTGAAGCACCTTTACGAGGGGCTCCTGATGACAGAGGTCCAGATCCAGAAAGTGTTCAGCAAGCACGGCCTTCTCCGCCTGAACCCCCTGGGGGCCAGGTTCGACCCGTACGAGCACGAGGCCCTGTTCCACACGCCGGTGGAGGGCAAGGAGCCCGGCACCGTGGCGCTGGTCAGCAAAGTGGGCTACAAGCTGCACGGGCGCACGCTGAGGCCCGCCCTGGTGGGCGTGGTCAAGGAGGCCTAG